A stretch of DNA from Clostridium sp. JN-9:
AAATATCAAATTAAAATCCAATAGCCCTAAAACAAAATAAATGTTCTAAGACTTAGCTTAGTGTTAGCGCACTAAGCTTTTCTTATTTATATTATATCAAACTTTTTATAAAAATAAACAATAATTTTTATTATCTTCAATAAGTAATATGAAAATTTCTAAAAATAAGTACTATAATATTTAGCTTTTAAAAATGATTTTAAGATCTTTTATAGAATTATATATATAGACTAATGATAATTAAAAGGAGATAGTTTGTATGTTACAATTAAGCAAAAACGATAAAGATAAGGTGTTGGAAGCTATAAAAGAAGGTAGGATTGATGCTGCTGACGTAAGTTTCCCTAATCTTATAGATACAATAGTATTAAAAATGAAAAATATAGGACTTATAGATAAATTGGCTGAAAGTTTTAAAGATAAAAGAAAACAAAATAAGCATATTCCATTTCATATACTTATTGCGTTAGCAATTACAGCAAAGATGAAACTTAAAACCAGCCTGACAGATGTCGCCTTTGCTGTGACTGATGGTGAGTTATTATCTGAACTAGGATGGAATATGTGGGATACCAATAAAAACCTTGAAGAAGGGTTATTCGCCGAAGGCGTTATGAGAAATTTAATTCAAAAATATGATGCTGAGGAATTTATAGAGTCTTATAACAATTATGTCCAAAATGTAGTTATGCCATCTCTTAACATAGCTCCATCTATACATATTCTTGATTGCACTAAAATACATGTGAATTTAGATAATGTAAATTATGAAAATTCTGAAACTATAAAAGATGATGGAAAAGTGATTCGTGGTTATAAAATGGGAACATTAAGAGGTCTTATGGATGATTCGGGAATTATAGAAGAGATAGTTTTTGATTCTATAAAGCCTCATGATTTAGAACTTTGTAGAAATATGATTTTAAAAAGTAAATGTTTAAAAGGTGGAGATATTCTCATAAATGACAGGGGATTTATTTCTCGTGATGTTATTAATTTTTTGAAGGTTGAAAAGCAAGTGGATACATATGTACCTGCAAAAAAGAACATGACAATATACCAAGAAGCTGTAAAAATAGCAATCTCCGAAGACAAGTGGCAAAAACACCCTAACAGGAAAAGGAAAACTCAAGAAATACACCTGGTTAAGGATCTAGGTATGATGTGGCAAAGTAATACACCGGATAAAGATGTTGACTTGTGCGCCTGTGTCGTTCATGATAAAAAAGATAATGAATACTATGTATTTTTAACCACAGACACAAATAAAACTGCAAAACAAATAATAAATACTTATGAACTAAGACCAGAAATTGAAGAAGACTATAGACAAATAAAAGACTTTTGGAAATTAGAAGATTTTAAGAGTACAAAATATAATTTTATAACTTTTCATATAGTTATGACACTCATTGGCTACATGTATTTTCAACTATTCAAAAACATGGAGGAGGGAAATAAGTATTCAGGCAAGTCCCTCCCTGTAATTATTAAGAATTATAAAGAAGATAAGCAAAAGTCAGTTATAATATATTCTGGTCAATATTTTGGCGTATTTTCCTTTATTGAATTTATTCAATTGTATGCTGGCTGCTCCGCAGAGGTAAGGAAACTTCTTGATCCAACCTTGGCTTTAGTATAGCAGGGTTGGAGGGCTACGCCCAAATTACGAATTGAAGTTTATTATTAATTTAGGATATTAATAATAAGTAACTATTCAGTTACCCTAAAAAGTATATAAAAAAGCACCTTACTTTCAAATTCTTATGCATCTGACAGTAAGGTGTTAATATTAATTTTAGGTTCACCAAAAAGAGGTACTTCGTTCCTTTTTAAGCGGAGCTTTTACGTCAAAGTTGGATCAAATTGATTCACTGTAAATGTTGATTTTATGCAATCCAAGGCATTTTTGCCTTGTTTTCTTACAGTAGATACATATCCACGGATTCTAGTAAAAGCGTTAGCTCCAGCAGAACTTCTAAAGGTGCCTGAAATCTTTTGCTTAACTTTAGCCATACGTAAATCACGTTCTGCTAAGTTATTATCAAAAGGTATATCAAAGTCATACATGAAAGCAAGTATTTGTTCCTTATAGCCATTTAATCTATTGAGTAAATTAAGACTGGCACTTTTCTTTACCTTCTTTTTAGAATATAATTCAATGTTTTTAGCATAGTCTTCGTCAATGCCAGCTTTAAGTATTTTATCATACTTAGATTCAAAATCCTGAATTTTATCTAAAGGTAAAGCATTTTGTTTGTTATTAGCTAAATCTACTTCTTTTTTTATATCTAACAATAGATTTTTCATTGGCTTTGCCCAGTTTTGACCTTGTAATTCAGTTATACCATTAAGTTCTCTTAATATATGAGCATTACATAGAGCATGATTGCAGTTAGTATACTTAAAATAAGTTTTAAAACCATCATGGACTGCCGTCCCAGTAAAGTTTGGAAGTATTGTAATATCATCAATAGCCTTTTTACCACGCTTTTCATGGCATTCATAATATGTAAGATTTTTATTAGAAGCAACATGAAGCCACTGGCGTTTTTTATCTATATAAATACCAGTTTCATCAAAATGAACTGCTCCTGTAGATGAGGTAAGGCTATTTCTAATCCTATTTGTTATAGCTTGTAAATTATCATGACAGTCTTGATTGAAGGTTACCATACTACCTTGACTTAAATGATGGTTAAATAAATCCTCAATGAGTTCAACAGCACGTTTATACGGAATCAACTGATATTGAGTTAAGTAAACAGCTATCGCTTTTAGGCGTTCTCCATATTGAACTGTATTCTTTATTTCTTCTGGGAAAGCAGCTGTATTTTTACTTTTACAATGAGGACATATTTTAACTTCTGCTCTATGCTCTACAATTTTAACTTTTACATCTGGTATATCTATAATTTGACGAACAATATATCTTTCAGGAGGTACATCCTTTAGGGATGCTCCGCATTCAGTACAGAATTCAACATTGTGAATTTCAATTTCATCAGGAGTATCATGTAAACACAATGTTGTTCCCTCATGACCCCTTTGACCGCCAGGTTTTTTACCTGATTTTGT
This window harbors:
- a CDS encoding transposase, giving the protein MLQLSKNDKDKVLEAIKEGRIDAADVSFPNLIDTIVLKMKNIGLIDKLAESFKDKRKQNKHIPFHILIALAITAKMKLKTSLTDVAFAVTDGELLSELGWNMWDTNKNLEEGLFAEGVMRNLIQKYDAEEFIESYNNYVQNVVMPSLNIAPSIHILDCTKIHVNLDNVNYENSETIKDDGKVIRGYKMGTLRGLMDDSGIIEEIVFDSIKPHDLELCRNMILKSKCLKGGDILINDRGFISRDVINFLKVEKQVDTYVPAKKNMTIYQEAVKIAISEDKWQKHPNRKRKTQEIHLVKDLGMMWQSNTPDKDVDLCACVVHDKKDNEYYVFLTTDTNKTAKQIINTYELRPEIEEDYRQIKDFWKLEDFKSTKYNFITFHIVMTLIGYMYFQLFKNMEEGNKYSGKSLPVIIKNYKEDKQKSVIIYSGQYFGVFSFIEFIQLYAGCSAEVRKLLDPTLALV
- a CDS encoding IS66 family transposase, with translation MSEGQIIEIYNQGVSQVIGVIKELSNQIKELQSQVETLSKENKALNERVKSLESQVNKNSSNSSKPPSSDGFKKKTKSLRTKSGKKPGGQRGHEGTTLCLHDTPDEIEIHNVEFCTECGASLKDVPPERYIVRQIIDIPDVKVKIVEHRAEVKICPHCKSKNTAAFPEEIKNTVQYGERLKAIAVYLTQYQLIPYKRAVELIEDLFNHHLSQGSMVTFNQDCHDNLQAITNRIRNSLTSSTGAVHFDETGIYIDKKRQWLHVASNKNLTYYECHEKRGKKAIDDITILPNFTGTAVHDGFKTYFKYTNCNHALCNAHILRELNGITELQGQNWAKPMKNLLLDIKKEVDLANNKQNALPLDKIQDFESKYDKILKAGIDEDYAKNIELYSKKKVKKSASLNLLNRLNGYKEQILAFMYDFDIPFDNNLAERDLRMAKVKQKISGTFRSSAGANAFTRIRGYVSTVRKQGKNALDCIKSTFTVNQFDPTLT